From the Maioricimonas rarisocia genome, one window contains:
- a CDS encoding serine/threonine-protein kinase, whose translation MNNPADVNDFDAIKSLCRDFRHRVKAGDAPHIEEYLPRVGEAARPNLFQNLLNLEVQFRNRQGETPSSNEYRQRFPQYAREIRQAFFESTLMSMDARVETPADVQTIQFGMPATRTLGEYELLRELGRGGFGVVYEARHRHRHDRVALKTLPVGLDGAAPAENHAERLHRFRREFRSLSDINHPNLVGMQSLEVDGNQWFFTMDLVEGIDFLEYVRPDDELNETRLRSTLAQLVQGITALHSQGIVHRDLKPANVMVDGDGHVVVLDFGLVAELQQRTDQTMSMQSRQFGGTPLFAAPEQFSGTRSMASDWYAVGVMLYQALTGDLPFRGTNVEILVAKQQEAAPTLTGRNGVPADLAGLIDRLLEKEPERRPSGEAIAKSLGIRVESARTDSTDSSLLASSGSSDLFLIGREPQLAELEHARRDLLERREPVAVFLRGKSGEGKTSLAEAFLTPLRRSHEVLVLSGRCYDRESVPFKAIDSVIDALMAYLRGRSADELQRLLPDDIPLLAHLFPVLCRVEAINDRATMSVSGGIDSRQIRYRAFAALRDLLSTIGQSTPVVLFIDDLQWGDADSAEVLHGLLQPPDPPAVMLLGSYRRDEAENSPFLQQWASRDSSNTSGAPVRNVDVGPLTEEQCLAFLTTRLGTSCDSLEAPARRLFADSQGNPYFLEQLLEGFNPATGEFEQIPLQEVIARRLTRLPADATSLLETIAVGGQAVSVEEAAAVSGQEDHVYSTLTHMRSERLVRLIGTSEQQQVDTYHDKIRETILADLNDEHRRQLHLEFGERIEGNEGYDAEALLRDLRLSDTRDAQQQTGARIFDLAHHFHEANAPRAFAYQLLAGQAALANYAADEAISYFERAQHSLPDTAAPDTRFFLWYSMGRSQFIRRKAADARELFERALEAAATDIDRARAWCEIGATHAQASRYEDAIAAFDECLALLGQPRPKSQIRQLLSFFTDSLIILLSRPKQDSQSRYSTSEIEKHRLYTVVLTTMAKAMLDNHSAGMLYSAARGCRVSYKSGSAGDKLIDTGHLSLSWGTLSMPFVTRRLLRRCTEFAVGLRDPGVRGKYLMHIGWAYYFIGDLDRARSVVEPALPLLRRSGLAYESTYCPHMLRHIAFFTQSAGDERRYGQTVLDSATAIGNAQHACWGTYDVAVAAARAGHLEEAREFMGRALEMLSGERYYMTEAIRGASLGYVLLQCSDYDGARELSGPAWEICKQKMKLLDVTAFALPVLIESTLGPEWHKGIDRSTKRSVRKLAWWARAMFRSLPNHQPHLLRMLGRYDAACGRTKKAQRRFRQSIDLAKKKGMSYPAARALLDLAAVQEEGREENRREAVELLKAMESVIPRAEAWQLGENPDEACVAPEEA comes from the coding sequence ATGAACAATCCGGCCGACGTCAACGACTTTGATGCCATCAAGTCTCTGTGTCGTGACTTTCGCCATCGCGTGAAGGCAGGCGACGCCCCGCACATCGAGGAGTATCTGCCCCGGGTTGGCGAGGCGGCCCGGCCGAACCTGTTTCAGAACCTGCTGAACCTGGAGGTCCAGTTTCGGAATCGACAGGGCGAGACTCCTTCTTCGAACGAGTACAGGCAGCGGTTTCCACAGTACGCGCGCGAGATCCGGCAGGCGTTCTTCGAGTCGACATTGATGTCGATGGACGCCCGCGTCGAGACGCCCGCCGACGTGCAGACGATTCAGTTCGGCATGCCGGCGACTCGCACGCTGGGAGAGTACGAACTGCTGCGGGAACTGGGACGGGGCGGATTCGGCGTCGTCTACGAAGCTCGCCACCGACACCGCCACGACCGGGTCGCTCTCAAGACACTGCCGGTCGGGCTGGACGGTGCAGCCCCCGCCGAGAACCATGCCGAACGGCTGCATCGCTTCCGCCGCGAGTTCCGTTCACTCTCGGACATCAATCATCCCAACCTGGTGGGGATGCAATCTCTCGAAGTGGACGGCAACCAGTGGTTCTTCACGATGGACCTCGTCGAGGGAATCGATTTCCTCGAGTACGTTCGTCCGGATGATGAGCTGAATGAGACGCGTCTGCGCAGCACGTTGGCACAGCTGGTCCAAGGCATCACCGCGCTGCATTCCCAGGGGATCGTGCATCGCGACCTGAAGCCGGCAAACGTCATGGTCGACGGCGACGGCCACGTCGTAGTTCTCGACTTCGGTCTTGTGGCCGAACTGCAGCAGCGGACCGACCAGACGATGTCGATGCAGTCCAGGCAGTTCGGCGGCACACCGCTGTTTGCAGCCCCCGAACAGTTCTCGGGAACACGGAGCATGGCGTCCGACTGGTATGCCGTCGGAGTGATGCTGTACCAGGCCCTGACAGGAGACCTGCCGTTTCGCGGGACCAATGTCGAGATTCTCGTCGCCAAGCAGCAGGAGGCGGCCCCCACGCTTACCGGACGCAATGGTGTGCCCGCCGATCTGGCCGGTCTGATTGATCGACTGCTCGAGAAGGAACCGGAGCGGCGGCCGAGCGGAGAGGCCATCGCGAAATCACTCGGCATCCGCGTGGAGAGTGCCCGCACCGACTCGACCGACAGCAGTCTGCTCGCCTCTTCCGGCAGCTCCGACCTGTTTCTGATCGGTCGTGAACCGCAACTGGCCGAGCTGGAGCACGCCCGACGCGACCTGCTGGAGCGCCGCGAACCGGTGGCCGTGTTCCTGCGTGGAAAGAGCGGCGAGGGAAAGACGTCGCTGGCAGAGGCGTTTCTGACTCCCCTGCGGCGCAGCCACGAAGTCCTCGTCCTTTCCGGCCGCTGTTACGATCGCGAGTCGGTTCCGTTCAAGGCGATCGACAGCGTCATTGACGCCCTGATGGCGTATCTGCGAGGCCGTTCCGCTGACGAACTGCAGCGGCTGCTGCCGGATGACATCCCACTGCTGGCGCATCTGTTTCCGGTGCTCTGTCGCGTCGAGGCGATCAATGACCGGGCGACGATGTCTGTCAGCGGTGGTATCGACAGCCGGCAGATCCGCTATCGGGCCTTCGCGGCTCTTCGCGATCTGCTGTCGACGATCGGTCAGTCCACACCGGTCGTGCTGTTCATCGACGATCTGCAATGGGGAGACGCGGACAGCGCCGAAGTGCTGCACGGGCTGCTCCAGCCACCCGATCCTCCGGCAGTCATGCTGCTGGGCAGCTATCGCCGCGACGAGGCTGAAAACAGTCCCTTCCTGCAGCAGTGGGCAAGCCGTGACAGCAGCAACACCTCCGGTGCCCCGGTTCGTAACGTGGACGTGGGCCCACTGACGGAAGAGCAGTGTCTGGCATTTCTGACAACCCGGCTCGGGACGTCCTGCGACTCCCTCGAAGCGCCGGCCCGCAGACTGTTTGCCGACTCGCAGGGAAACCCCTACTTCCTCGAACAGCTTCTGGAAGGATTCAATCCCGCGACCGGAGAGTTCGAGCAGATCCCTTTGCAGGAAGTCATCGCCCGCAGGCTCACCCGGCTGCCAGCCGATGCAACCTCCCTGCTCGAAACCATCGCGGTCGGCGGCCAGGCGGTTTCGGTGGAAGAGGCGGCGGCCGTGTCCGGTCAGGAGGATCACGTTTATTCCACGCTGACCCACATGCGGAGCGAGCGGCTGGTTCGGCTGATCGGAACCAGCGAGCAGCAGCAGGTGGACACATACCACGACAAGATTCGTGAAACGATCCTCGCTGACCTCAATGACGAACATCGCCGACAGCTGCATCTCGAATTCGGCGAACGGATCGAAGGGAACGAAGGTTATGATGCCGAAGCCCTGCTGAGGGACCTCAGGCTGTCGGACACCCGCGATGCGCAGCAGCAGACGGGTGCGAGGATCTTTGACCTCGCGCATCACTTTCATGAAGCGAACGCCCCTCGTGCGTTTGCGTACCAGTTGCTCGCCGGCCAGGCCGCTCTGGCCAACTATGCCGCCGACGAAGCCATTAGCTACTTCGAACGTGCTCAACACTCCCTGCCGGACACGGCGGCACCCGATACACGCTTCTTCCTGTGGTATTCGATGGGGCGATCCCAGTTCATCCGCCGAAAGGCTGCGGACGCGAGAGAACTTTTTGAGCGAGCCCTTGAAGCAGCCGCCACAGACATCGATCGGGCCCGTGCCTGGTGCGAGATCGGCGCTACCCACGCGCAAGCGTCACGCTACGAGGACGCCATCGCTGCCTTCGACGAATGCCTGGCTCTTCTGGGGCAGCCAAGACCGAAGTCTCAGATCAGGCAGTTGCTCTCGTTTTTCACAGACAGCCTGATCATCCTGCTGTCGCGGCCGAAGCAGGACTCACAATCCAGGTACAGCACCAGTGAGATCGAGAAGCATCGCCTGTACACGGTGGTGCTTACCACGATGGCAAAGGCGATGCTCGACAACCACTCGGCCGGAATGCTCTACAGCGCTGCTCGGGGATGCCGCGTAAGCTACAAGTCTGGCTCTGCCGGCGACAAACTCATTGACACAGGGCATCTCTCGCTGTCGTGGGGAACTCTGAGCATGCCTTTCGTCACGCGCCGGCTGCTGCGCCGATGCACCGAGTTTGCCGTCGGCCTTCGCGACCCGGGCGTTCGAGGCAAGTATCTGATGCACATCGGTTGGGCCTACTATTTCATCGGCGATCTGGACCGCGCCCGTTCGGTCGTCGAACCTGCCCTTCCGCTCCTGCGGCGCTCCGGCCTCGCCTACGAGTCCACCTACTGTCCGCACATGCTCCGGCACATTGCGTTCTTTACGCAGTCCGCCGGCGACGAACGACGCTATGGGCAGACTGTGCTGGATTCTGCGACGGCCATCGGAAACGCACAGCACGCGTGCTGGGGGACGTACGACGTGGCGGTCGCCGCGGCACGGGCCGGCCATCTCGAAGAGGCACGCGAATTCATGGGACGTGCCCTGGAGATGCTCTCCGGCGAGCGGTACTACATGACCGAGGCGATCCGCGGTGCGTCGCTGGGGTACGTTCTGCTTCAATGTTCGGACTATGACGGCGCACGGGAGCTGTCCGGGCCAGCATGGGAGATCTGCAAGCAGAAGATGAAGCTTCTCGACGTAACTGCCTTCGCCTTGCCCGTCCTGATCGAGAGCACGCTCGGACCGGAGTGGCACAAGGGGATCGACCGCTCGACGAAACGCTCCGTTCGCAAGCTCGCCTGGTGGGCACGCGCCATGTTTCGCTCGCTGCCGAATCATCAGCCGCACCTCCTGCGGATGCTGGGCCGCTACGACGCCGCCTGTGGCCGCACGAAGAAGGCACAGCGACGGTTTCGGCAATCGATCGATCTGGCGAAGAAGAAGGGGATGAGTTACCCCGCCGCGCGGGCCCTGCTGGACCTGGCTGCCGTGCAGGAGGAGGGCCGCGAAGAGAATCGCCGCGAAGCGGTCGAACTCCTGAAGGCGATGGAGTCGGTCATTCCCCGTGCGGAAGCCTGGCAACTGGGCGAAAATCCGGACGAGGCGTGCGTCGCGCCGGAGGAGGCGTGA